DNA sequence from the Callospermophilus lateralis isolate mCalLat2 chromosome 2, mCalLat2.hap1, whole genome shotgun sequence genome:
tttttacctcccctaattttcaaattttttcacTTATGCTAATGGATGATTCCTTGGAAGAGTAATTTGAAATTTATAAAAACAagttaatgtttttttctttttgctgctTAGTTCTGGTTTCATTGCTATTTTCCATAAGACGGTCATTAACTGCTCAGTTTCAACAGACTTTCAAGGTACACCATTTCAtgtgttttttaaaagagaaaacaaaacagaaatacacatatcacacACTGATGTTTACAAATACTCCCATTTTACAATGTGGTAATTTTCTTCTTAGACAATAAACAAGACACCACCATCTTGGCAGACAAGAAAATATATCAGTTCTTGCAAAACCATATCTTGAAGTGATGACATATTCCCTAGAGAAGCAGATAGATCAAAGGACAGAGAAGGTCAGGATGTCTCTTTGACTAAGGCCATATGGGACTACATAAAGTTTGCCCTGCTCTTGAGTATCTTGTGCATTGCTGACCTTATCTGTTTGGTTTTTAGGCTATAAACCAAGGGATTAAGGACAGGAGTCATAAAGAGGAAGAGATTGGCCATGGTGACATGGAGAAGAGGAGATGTGAATGTACCAAACCTGTGAATTAAGGCCAACACAATGAGGGGCACATAAAAGATGAAGACAGTGAAGATGTGAGAAACACAAGTATTAAGTGCCTTAAGTTGACCATCTCCTGAGGCAACACCCAGCACTGTTTTCAAAATCAAGATGTATGAAATGACAATGAATATAGAGTCAACTGCAAAGGAGCAGAGGACTAGAGACAGTCCGTAGACAATGTTGActctcacagagccacaggccagctTCATCACATCAGGATGGTAGCAGTAACAATGGGACAGAATGACACCTTTGCAGAAAGGCAATCGCTTGAGCAAGATTGGCAAAGGCACCATCAACAGCACACCCCGAAACACAGCTATGAGCCCTATTCCTATAATTCTAGGAGGAGTTAAAACCACAGTATAGTGCAGCGGGTCACAGATAGCTACAAATCGGTCAAAAGCCATGGCCAGCAGGATGGCTGACTCCATGGAGGAGAAGGTATGAATGAAGAACATCTGTGCCAGGCAAGAATGGAACTCAATCTCCCTGTGATTCAGGAGGAAGACCTTGAGTACTGTAGGTAGAGTTGATAAAGAGAGACCCACATCTGTAGCTGCCAGCATAGACAGGAAGATGTACTGAGGCTCATGAAGGATGGAGGTGGTTTTGATAACGAAGAGGATGGTGCAGTTTCCTAGGAGGGCAACTAGGTACATGAAGCCCACTGGAATAGAGATCCATATTTGTACAAACTCCAGTCCAGGAATGCCTGTTAGAAGGAAAGTAGGTGGCTGAAACCAACTCTTGTTTGTAAGTTCCATATCATGCCCAGAGCAGCTTTCAAATGTTCctgttgcaagaaaaaaaaaatcataaattttaGGAAGAGATAACGCATCTGACTCCTCCTGGGCAGTATTAATCCTAGATATGTTTACCTTAAGGAATTAATCCTTAGAAAGTTTTCAGACCTATCTGAATGACTATTTGCAGTTAGGCCAATGAATAACTGCTATGAAAATATAAGAGCTATTTGAATTCCTTTGATCTAGAACATTCAAACATTGATCAAGTGAAAATGAAACTTGAGAAGATTATTTATTATCACAATTCTTAGAAAAAAATCgctctctcatgtctttccttcttggtattatttaattatatttgtgTCTACCCTTATTTTTAGTCATCTTTCAAAGTCTCTTAAagacattgtaatacttctcctccATTAATATCATACCTGTGAACACTCAGGCATCTGGAAATATGTGtggtttttctaacatttcttccTGTAAAAATAGACAACAGGGTATTTCAATAACTCACATAAACCCCAATTCACTTAAAAAATTTTAAGCGATACGTTTCACTATAACAATGAATTTCTGGGTTCtctgttatttttgttgtttttatgtttttaatttgttttaattagttatacatgacaatagaatgtactttgatacatcatatataattgggtataatttctcattcttctggttgtacatgatatagaatcccACAGGTCTTATAGTTATATAGgtatatatagggtaataatgtcccatTCATTCTATAATCCTTCCTACACTGATACTTTCTCCCCTCCACCTAAAGTAAAGTAACTGTTCTTAACCAGCCCTCTCGCCCAATTATGAATTAACAcccacatatcagaaaaaacatctggcctttgtttttttggggactggcttatttcagttagcatgatattctccagctccatcttcATCAATATATAACAATGATGAAATTATTAAAGTGGGCATTATAATTTCTCAGCTGATGCTAAAATAGTATTGAACATCAACAATttcttgaaaatatttgaaatatctcTTTTCCAAAACACAAAGGCAATGTATTAGAAACCAACAAAtaccaatatcttttttttttttttttttttttttttttaattaatttttattgtaggttgttcaaaacattacatagtttttgatatatcataattcacactttgattcaagtgggatatgaactcccatttttaccccatatacagattgcagaatcacatcagttgcacattgatttacatattgccattctggagtctgttgtaataAATGTCTTAAGGTAGCATAATTGGAAGAAATggtattattttatgtttttataccacaaagaagagagaaaagatgCTACTTAAGTTTGGTTAAGTGCATTTagatttaaaaatactttaaaattgcAATTTTCTATACAGAAACAGTAAATACTGATGGAAGTAGATTTCAATATGGAGAAAGAGGTAGGAAGGAAAGTACCTAACCAATATAATCCCTTAACAAGAGGAGCATGAATCCTAACCCAATGCCTtttgaagaattaatatcaattaaaaatatgaCAAAAAGTCCAGAAGTACAAGAAGAAAAGTTAAACAGAAGTTAATGaacccttttttttcccctcagaaaAAGGGCTATAAGCACAAAGGATTCCAGCAAGAAACTAGtccattttcttttcctctcaGCCAAAATGCAAAATTTTGAACCATTTTAGAactatgtaaattaaaaaaatattttacatgtaAATATATCTTTGAAGAGAAAATGCCAGATGAGTCACTATTTTCTGATTTCCATTCATGGATGTGTAGACCTATGTTTGATCTGATCAATCTCTATGCAGACATTCTCAGCACTGCCTGCCTGCCATGCCCTACTGCATGCTTTCATGCTATGACGATATTTTTAGCAACTTAGAATACTGAGGACAAATAAGCCTAATACAACTCTACCATCTGCACACACAGAGTATCAGAGTCACTTAGCTGACTGAGAAAAAAGTCATAATGCACAGTAGACTGGAGTGTCCATACACACTGCAAATACTGCCCAACTTATCACACTGTTTCTCAGCACATTAAGAGAAGAACTTTCCTATAAACATGAAATTCTCACCTACCAAATCACCACACCCATCTTAAACATGCACAGATACATATACTACAAAttctttattttcagttttattgattttatttttttaaaatacacatcagcgaaatgcattataattcttattacacatatagaatacagtttttcatatctttgtatgtagagtatgttcatgccaattcatgcctttatacaagTATTCTTATATACACATGTAGTCAATTCTCCTTTTGCTTATATCCTCCAGAACACATTGAACCTCACTCACTGTTTTTATACTCATTTTCCCCTCTGTTCTTCGCACTGATTCAGGCACTGCTTACACAACCAGCATCAAGCCCATTATCAACATCTTGCAAACACTAGCGTAAAACTCAAGGATGCACTTGGTTTTTATCACTTCCTAGTTCATTTTTATACTTCTTATATCTACATTCCTGGCTCTCTTCAATGGGTATATCTTTTGtttctatcaattttattttttaactcaatTGGATTGCCTATGACTTACTCATTTTCATATCAGAATTTTTGTGCACCAGTTGATCACATACTCAAATGTAACCATGACTTATCTAAACATGACAGCTATTAAATCAAAAGATTAAAGATCAGTATATATTCAACATTCTATTGATATAGTCCTGTGATAATTTCATATCACAAGAATCCCTCCTTCCATTAAATTCTTACTGAAAGCACTACTTCATTCCTCTATTTAACACTTATTACATATTATCTTCTGCCTGTTACCTAAATGAGTTTCCCTTAACCAATGGGACTTTAAATATCTTTGAAATTGGGATTGTAGACGTCAAAGATCTCAATGAGGATTGTCCAGATCTGCTTGGACATATGAGGCCCATAGCAGATTTTGTTTCAACAAATAAATCAATAGTTTAGAGGGTGTTACTGTAGAATATTCTTCATAAATATGGTGAGACATAAAACTCACCAGTAATCAAAGATTCATTTTAAACTCTGATGTATAAAAAGATTTCAAGGCCATACTTTCTCTAGGAGTATTTAGAAATGAACAATATATGTCAATAAACCTGAAAGTAGAAGAAGAGAGGTGTATAATCTGAGAGAGAATGTTCTAGAATTTGTCAACTTACTCAATTGCAAGTTATCTTTGCCCAGATTTCCATTGACCTTTTGGATAGGATATACATTCTAGTCAAAAAGATATTCTTCCCACTATAATTGGAGATCCAAAGACATTGAGCTAACTAGTACCTCCCATTTCTAACCTCCCCTAAactactttttaaatgtttttgtaaATTTGTATATTAATGTTATACTTAGGAATGGGGTTCATTTTGCCATATTCACAAATGTACAGAATATACTTTTTTCCACTTCAATCCTAGTACTTCTacttttcctccttcctccctctcctgtTCCACTTTCAATCCTGTAATGatcttctttatctttatttatttttaaattcatgctTTGTGGATATACACAACAGTGGGAttccctgtggtatattcatgaatatacatagcataatttggtcaactaCATTCTACAGGGCCTCACTTTCctattcttcctccttccccctcAATCTCCTTCTCCTACTCCACTGAGTTTAAATCCTTTTTAATTATGTTTTTCCAATCTCTCAGCAGGCCCAAACagcaccttttcttttacttgtgcACTAGGGTTCCCCATCAGCTAAACCTTAGCTCCTCTAGCTTTATTCTTGGTTTCTCAATGAAGACTCTATTTTCACCTTTTCCAAACTCTCTTCCATGGTGATCTTCCATGACTtttcattgaaaaagaaggaaaCCTTCAGTTAGGTAACTCATAAAGGCAGTACCCTATCCTTGTTGTTTAGTGAACACACTGCGTGATCTCCTCACCATAAAACCAGAAGCCTCAGCACAAGTTGGTAAATGAACTCAGCAGCACAGTTCTCTTCCAGTCTCACCCTCTTTGGCTCAGGTGATGAAAAGGTGCATTGTTAAGAGTTGCTAAAAACCTTTGATAGAGGTGTCTGTCTGACACTAAAGTGATTATGATCAGTAGAGAATTATAGATGGAAGGTGCCAGagggatattttttaaaagtccctTGAGATTGTGGTTTTAATGTGACACAAATGAGATGCCACAAAAACAAATTACTTAGAGTAAAGCCATGACAAAATTTCTTCTCTCAGTACTCCAGAGCTCTTACCATTTATCATAATTCAAGAATGAGATCACTGTTCCTCTACTGTCCATCACAAACATGTGATGAGCTCGCTTTACAAATAATTGCTCCTGATAAATGACTCATTAATGTCCAGGTTTGGGGGCCATTTGTGAGGTAAATAATTTTGAACTGTGATTTTTAACTTTCTTTCTGTGAAGTTGAGAATTAGAAATGGTCTCTTTTTTAACCTGCTGTTATAAGTGCCCACTATCATTATTATACAGTTTTAAAATATTGCAATGCTGTACATTTTTTTATGAACATAGGTCTACTTAATCTGAATGAGTGTGTTcttattaaatgttttatttttctgttccttTTTCCTTATCAGGTTGTTGGTTGAAATCCCCCAACCCCATGTATGCACTTTTCaagatttattatatatttcctattgtaatttttcccactcttttcaaagttttattatttatttcctatGTTATCCCAAATGCCTAAGACAGTCTGGTATACAAACGGGAATCAATGTTTGATTAATGAATAAGGAATAAATGGGGACTTCCAGTTTTAGTCAATGGAGAAGGGTTGTATATCTTCCACCTAAAACAGTAAAAGtatataaataatgaataaatgaagatactattttcaaaataatgaatATCCGGCAACAAAGTACTATAATCTCTTAGAAATAGGGAAGCAAACATGCTAAGAGTTACAATCACTGCATCTCCCTGCTTTGAGTTTTAGGTCAAGGTAAATGAAGGGGGAACCTAGACAGAGCCTATAAACCCACAGAGATGACAACTCATTGCTGAGGAATGAAGGGAACCAAAGTATTGAGTTCATAGGAGTGGGTGAGAGAGAGCTTCACAGACAAACGGATCTGTAGAAATGCACCCAGTCGTTCATTGTTGCATGCATGTGAGAAAAGTATCTGgggtcaaaacaaaaacaaacaaacaaacaaagcccCCTCTGACATCCCAAAGTATAAAAGGAAACAGGCCCAGTGATCAACATGGCCTGAATAAGTACTTTTTCCCAGGAATACTGGAATGCCTCATAATTCTTAGGGAACTGAGTAGAGCACATTGAAAAACAGACTTTGTAGTGGGAAGTAATTAGTCCTAGACTAAGTGTGCTCTTCTTATGAGTGGTAAGCCTTTAAAGTAATACTGCCTCCTACAAATTTAAatggaacttcagaacaaaggtTAAGAATATTCAAGGAGTGAAAGGTTAGGGAAAGGGGGATAATGGGCAAGGTGTACAAAGATTGGAGCCCAGGTCATAGATCATAAGTCAGAATCAGAGCTGAGCCTGATTCACAGACCACCATACCTACTTTCACTCAATCAAAACTATAAATAAGTGTGCTTGTCTGTCACTGCCCAGGCCTTGGAGTGACTAGTAGGCCCTGGTTAGTCCTTCTACAAGAGCCAAAACAATATATTCAATTAAGTCAATGTTAAGCAGCTATGTGTTGACACATTTTTCATCTAAAAATTTTGTGACACTGAAAGGAAGAACTGTCACAAAGCACTATCTTTATTGCTTAACATTTCCGTGGATCACGAGATACACCCATTGCCAAATTTTCTTTAGTGTATATCTCCTGTCCAAGTATAAAAACTGATACATTGATGATGTTGATTCATCCCCTACTTTGGTTCAGGGTAGCTTTACTAAGGCTACTAAAAATCTCAATTAAGGCCTGACTATGACGATGCAGCGGTTACATCTTGGTTTGAGGCTGTCATACTTCTCATCTCCACACTCCTTCCTAGCTGGCATTGAAAACTTTGTTctaagcatcatctctcatcccaTTACCTGGGAAACAAATCCACACCATTCTACTACAAAGATGGACAACCATTACCAAGAGAGAAAAACCACTAATAGTTCAAAATTGTATTTTCTTAGTGTTTCATTTACCTTGTTAGAAGCCTAGCATACCAATGGAAATAATCTGTCAGGGTCCCATTGTGCCAGGAAAGGCACTTCATCCATAATACACTAATTCTTAGAGCAGAAAATGTTTAAAGGGACCTTTAGACACACTTGTAAGGAAAATAAGGCACTGAGACTCAAATATTTCTCCATACCCTATTAACTCTGAATCTTGCTTCTTAATAATCTTATCCCAGTTTTAAAAGTGTTCAATGCCAGCAGTTCAGGAACTCACCAGGTTACCTCAATGTATTTGGCTTTACTTTACAAAAGAAGTATTTATAACAATGGTCAAAATAAGGCTATCCTTAGTGCATAAAAGGCCCTAAGAGAATATATTTAATTTGTATGAGAGATTCTTAATATGAAGAATTTGATTTTATAAATGCAGTAAACAATCCATggacctacataagacacaattttttatcaataaaaatatttagaggAATACTAAACTACTTACAGATTATTTATTGTCCAAATAAGTACATGTGAGATTCTTCATGTTCAGTCTTCATAGCTTTCTGCTCCGGTCCAagaactgttttctttttttattggtatgTCTTTATTGTTATGTCTTTATTGTTACCAGTCCTGGTTAATTTCTTCCACTCTGAGAAAAAGAAGAGGCAATAACAAACCTACAACATGTAATGCCAtggatcttgaagaatttttttgtgTTGATACGCTATTGGTCTTATTGCCTCTTGGGTGTCCCCAAACCACAATTGAATGTATTTATATCATCACCCATGGCCCTGACTCATCCACTGTGTTGTTGGTTGTGTCCCTAAAGGTAAATGTGTGGGTATTCAAAAGAAAGCAGGGGCAAAGTTACTAGAACAGGAAAGAGACAAGTGTGTGATTAGATTTAAGTGACATTTAACAACTCAGCTGATTGAGTTGTTAGAGTGGCAACTGAAGTAAGAGATGTGGATAAAGTGGTACAAGCACCCATCCCGTACATTGAAAACTGTCTCTCAGTCAAATGATTTCTAATCTTAAACTCTGCTCAAATGCTCCTGTAACCCTAAAAACTTTTATCTCCAAAGAATATACATTGGCCTGTGAAGAACAATTGAGTTACATGCAAAATTCCTCTTTTTTCAGTAGTTCGCTTTTAAATAAATCTATAGGATGTGCTCTAGACTGTGCAGAGGCAAAGCATCCTACAGAGACTCAATCCCATGGCCCTCAGGTTTCAGATTAAGTAAACTCCTGACTCAGAGGAAAGGATCTGTGATGTTTTCCCTGTCATGCCTCCCCCTGTTACAGAAACTGCCCTTGGCAGTGGGTTCAGCTGATCCAAGGATGGGATAGAGTCCTATTCCATGCTCTTGAAATGATAGTTGTTATTGATGGTCATTTCTGATTACCCTGTTAGTGCATATTCCTTTAAACTAATGGAGTTTTCATTTAAGTATAGTTTTAACTTTGATAACAGCCAGTATCCATAAGGAAAAATTATATCAGAATGTGAAAGATGAGCATTTACAAACTGATAATAAACAGAGGACAAGAACTTGGGGTTTGTTGTTCCAACCACTAGCAATCACAAGTTAGACTCCCTTGAAGTGAAGGGAGATTCATGAGATTCTTTTATATTGTGCTTTATGGGCTCCTGCttggtttttcttttattactttcAGCTTTCTAATTAAAGATGTTTATAAAAAGTTAAGTACAGAAAGTAGTTTGCCTCATGTTATTCAAAACAGAAATAGGGACAGGTTTGTGATGGAAGTGGAAGTCAGTTTCTCATAATTAAAAGGCAAGGGTATGAGAAACATATAAATAGGATTAAAAAGGAAATGCCAAAGGAGGGTATTAAGTGAAAATTTCAGTCTTGGTAAGTAAAAAGCACATGGGCAATAGGCTGCATGAGGATTATCAGTTTCTCAATTTGGTTATTCCTTATTGTTTATGGCTTCCTCTGCCAGTGTTGTAGATTTAGTGTAATTCCAAAGTTGTAACAGGCTGTTACTTTAGTGAGATAAATATTGATTattaaagagaaaggagaaatgaTATAAATAAGAAGAAGATATGGAAGGTCTGGATGATTCCTAGGTCAGAGGTGAACAACTGAAGGTGAGAAAGAAAGCCCACATTGGGGACTATGCCATTTCTGGTTATTTTATGAATGTTCGTCTAGTAGATATCTAAGCTAGTTTCTGTGGTCATTTCTGTCTTCCTCTAGGGTTGATTTTGATATATTAATATACATTCATTTAAAATCAGTGTAGTCAGTACTTTGGAGAGGAAAGATAATTCAGAGTGAGCAATAGAGAAGATGATGAGTGGGGAAATGTGTCTACACACCATAAATCAGAGAAAAGAAAGTTTGGAAGAAATAAGAATAGAAACTTACCTGAGGAGAATTAGATAAAGAGGAGAAAATTAGCTGGACCAAATCTGCTCTTTCTTTGTTCTTTGGCATTGCTTTCAATTGGGGAATACTTTTTGCATCTACTCAGAATGCTCCTTTAATTGCTGGATAACTGTGCCCCCCCCCATTTCTATTTCTCTTTCACTATTTCTTGATCTTGGAAAACTGAACTTTCCTCTTGAAAAATCAGTCTATTCTTAGTTCAACATATGTAAGTTCTCTGTCTCACAGGGTCCCCTTAGGTCTCTTCAAGAAATTTCTTCTTTCTCATCTCCTCAAAAGCCCTCAAAAGTCACAATAGTTTTTTCATCCTTACTTTGTACTTCacgtacttctttttttttctcattggtATTTCTTCCAtatctctcttttctctttctctctcttcctctggtACTGGGATTTTAACCTAGGgcccatatatgctaggcaaatatTCTACCACTAAACTCccagctcgctctctctctctctctctctccttcattccttccttctttctttctctttctttcttgcaTGAACTTTGGTACTCTTTAATAGGCATTTACTTTAATTGTATTATATAGATTTGGGTCAAATGTGAGACTTAAAAAAGTTTCCAGTGCATACATTTTAACGTATCTCTAGCAGATAATCTAGTTGATAAAGGTAACAGCCCTTGGTATTAAAAAGTaacttttaaattcattttcagaCTCCATTTTGGCTCAAAGGAAGAAACAGAGCAACAAAATAATAACCACATTGAATGATCTTTTATCATGTTGGGAACTTAATTCCAAAAGTTATCCATTTACCTCCTTGCTTCCAAGTTTTCTTCATACCACACTCTTAAGAATAATCAACACAATGTAGTCATTTCCTATGCATTGAAAAGAGAACATGCCAATACCTTTTGATCCTCCCAGTTACTATGTTCCTTACATCAGTGCCAATCTTCTCAACAATCTCCTACCCACTGAAGTTTTCAGCTGTCACACAACCAACACTTTTCAATGTAATCAGACTTTCC
Encoded proteins:
- the LOC143388690 gene encoding olfactory receptor 51A4-like gives rise to the protein MELTNKSWFQPPTFLLTGIPGLEFVQIWISIPVGFMYLVALLGNCTILFVIKTTSILHEPQYIFLSMLAATDVGLSLSTLPTVLKVFLLNHREIEFHSCLAQMFFIHTFSSMESAILLAMAFDRFVAICDPLHYTVVLTPPRIIGIGLIAVFRGVLLMVPLPILLKRLPFCKGVILSHCYCYHPDVMKLACGSVRVNIVYGLSLVLCSFAVDSIFIVISYILILKTVLGVASGDGQLKALNTCVSHIFTVFIFYVPLIVLALIHRFGTFTSPLLHVTMANLFLFMTPVLNPLVYSLKTKQIRSAMHKILKSRANFM